GGGTTTCAGTATTAATTGGcttttttacttcttcaagagcCACAACATGTGGACAATCAGGATAGAACTCTTTGTGACCCTCCAAGGGATCATCTCCGGGCTTCCATTTTTTAAGGGTGCCCTGACACTTAAAGCATTTTACAATATCGTCTATACCGGTAAACACAAAGCCAGCTCTTGCTAGTTCAAAAACATTAACTGAGCTTGTTGAAGGCCAATACAAGTATGTCCGTACACGGTTTCCAACAATTGACAGGTCTGCTTGGTTGCAGGCCGGTTTGATGTCAAGGCTCTCAGGTTTTGGGACATGGTTTGTGGTATGCACTTGACGTGCTGAAAGGGACAGAACTTTTCTCAGACATTTTACTTAAGTATTAAAAGTTGACCATCTTTGTAAGTGTGTCGCTGACAGGACATGGGAATTTTTAAGTAAACTGATGGTTTTTGGGTTAAATTTGAAGAGTCAGGTGTACAATTTTAGAGATGAGACAGTTATTACAACTTTGGCGAGgagaccaaataaaaataaatggaagAAATGCAATGAGAGattaagagaaaattatcagcaagTTTAAAAGATGGATTTTAAATGATAGGATTAATGTTACAGTTGATTAGAGGAAAGCCATACATTCACCCTGCCACTCTATCAGCTAAAATCCCAGCAAAAGTAACAAGTCTGATGTTCAAGTGTTTCCCGGTGTGTAGAAGTATACATGTGACTTAGGGCAGTAGACAAGCAAGGTTCCTTAATTTAACTGTAAGTATTGTTTAACAGTTAGTAGTGGTTGTGACTGCTTATGAATTCAAagattgtaaaataaattatcaatcaagagtgcatgcattaaaaaaatttatatataagTATATTTAAAGGTTATAAAAAAAGTTGGAAGTGCATACCACAAACCATGATAGCTGTTTTAAGTAACTTGACATATTTGATTTGAACAtctcaaaatgaaaattcaagaaatggaCGTGCAAAACGACATTTCACAATCTCCAAGATAGTTTTCAGTGAAAAAGACACCACCATACTCAGTATTTTTTGGAtacaacaaaaagaagaatagTGCATTTTTGATGCTATAATTTGTATCCAACTGGACAAACCTGCTGACTGATGCAAGGGATTTATCATGTTTATGAATAGCAGGGGGAATGCAGGCTTGGCATAGAATCATAATTTACACTGATGAAATAGTTATTTGTACACAAGTCATTATGAAAAAATACCATTTGCAAAATGgcatttacaaaaaattttaaaatcatttacattATAAAGTTATCAACTACAGAACTGTTTGGTATTAATAGCCAAATGCCTGATGAGTTTGCTGGATAGAAAAGACTCCACACAGAgttgattaaattttcacaaaaccTACAGGGTTTTAAAGGTGGGGTTTAAGCATCAcataaatgttttattaaaGAGGTCTGATTTTAGCATTAAACAACTGTTTTCAGAAGTAAGGGAAAGTGATAAAAGGGAAACTGATTTACAATCACtaactaaaacaaaaaaccagaaacaatgttgaaacaatgaaaactgtCTCATTACCTTCCTCCTCAGTCATAAAGGTTTggtcttttttcttctgttcctCTGCAAGCTTCTTTAGCCTACGTCTCCTCTATTAtcacaaaaaaagataattactCCCAAGTCAGTTATAGAAGAGAGTCTGACATGGTAATCTTATCAAACATATTACTTTGttcataatttacaaaaattttagaaaatatctgaaaaaaaaggtttgataTAATTGGCTTCTTTTCAAATCCTTCAATTCTCTGTTATTTAAGgtccttaaaattttttcaaaaccagAAGATGGAATATTAAAAGCATTTTGAGTGAACTTTGTACAatacaaaaatgtaaattattccCAAACCCATAGGAAGTATTCAGGTACCTGTCCTGACTACAAAAACACAAACACTAGTAGTAATCCAAGGTGTGGCCTGTGcttcaaatttaaaagttgTACTTAATTATTCACTAAAGGTTTACTCAAGTAatatttaagaaataacaggatGGGAACAAGACTTCTCCAATTCATCTCACGTTTGCCTTAAAAGTTAAAGCTAACGTTTCAATTCGAGAGgtaaattaaatcttaaaataaacatattcCAAAACATCATTTTTCCTCACAGCCTACCCCACCCTAGAATATCTGcccaaagaaaaacttgaaattaactATTCACCAATAAAACATTATATTTCCGAATGCCGACCATTTTGGGAACATATTCTTAAAAAAGACAAGGCAATTTTGtacaaaatatttcagtcaGGAAAATTGACTTACGTCGTAACTGAGAAAATTATGTTAACACCGTACACAATCTTCAACAACGCTATTAGCAGGTGCTCGTCTAGTCAATGCCGCACAAAAACATTCCGATTAACACAATTAGGAGTTCCATCTTTGCAGAATATCAACACTAAAAAAATCCACATTTTGCTTTCATTATTCTCAGAAATTAAAGGTTTAATGCTGTTTTCTGCGTTTCAATTTAGGTTATTTattcaattcaatgaaaatgttgttATAAAGCTGGTACTGTCAAACGGTTACAGGAAAGAGCAAAAACcgtaaaatgttttacaatTGATACTTACCCTAAACAGCTGAATGGCAACAAATATGGCAAATCCAGGAAGCACATATTTCCACGGGATGTGATAGCCAAAAATGTGGAAATCTTTGATGAATTTAACAACATTCGCGGCTATGTCTGCATGAGGTTTTACATGTTTCCCGTACACCGCTTTGATCTTCGGATAAAACACTGCTAAAACAACACCTAGTACAGCTAAGATGGCTATCTTAGTTTTAAGCTTTGCCATTCTTAGAGTTGAAAGAACAACGACAGCTCCAATGCCGCTCCTAAGAAGGCCTCATCAACTGCAGGAATGAAATAAAGTAATGTCAAATCTATTGTTTACATTGAGGGAAGCATGCGCGATAGGATGCCTCGTGCATGTGCCCACTTACCTCGTTCTTATGTGACCAATGCGCATCGTGTCTTTAAACCGCTAACAGGTCAAAACAATCAGAAGACGCCGCAAAGttgaatattattttgtttatggCTCTAATCTTTTGGAATTGTCATAAATCCTCACACATTTTGTAATTCACCCTTCCATAAGGAGATTTGTATTTAAATGGATTGCAATTCACTTTTAACTTTAGTTGGACACCTTGAGAACTAAGCTAGCTACATGAATATCTCAAGGTCCAGTGAATTTAATCAATATATGCTGAGACAATCAGGAGTCGAAGAGAATAATGgctgaattaaagaaaaaaccctgACAAATGCGATCTATTAAAGTTATTCTTGAATCAAACGGCTCAAGAGAATCGCTtttttaggaaaggaaaaaaaatataatgacAAGAAACAAGTGAAGCTGTTGTGAATTCAGCGAAGAATTCTCGGATTTGTTCTCACTTTTTACTGAAGACAGAATTTATTCCAATTTGAACATTTAAAACAGCAACTTGGCACCCGCCAAAATTGAATCAAACGGAGACACTCCCGCTCTTATTCCCTGCTTTACCATCCCTCGCCCCCTTCTCTCCAAGGCTTCCGATCCTCCTTTCCTCCGTTTCACTCCAAACTTGATTTGCATTACCGGGGTGTAAATTGTTCTCTTATTTGTAACCGTTCTGAGGCTTATCACAAAAGGCAACATAAATAAGACTTACTCTGAAGTAAAACACAGAGCAAGAATCGTAACGTCTGTAAAAGTAAgtttacttgaaataaattcttACTAACAAACTTACGGACAAACAAAGCataaataacaacataaatctttCACTGAATGACAACTTTATTAAGATAGTTGAACAAGAATTACAAGTATTCATTAAAGAAACACCTTTATTTGGTTATTTCGGTCTGACATCTAAATAAAGCTACAGTTTATCAGACTTTCCTTTCCTGTGTGATCCCAATCGCCTGAGTTTAGATGTATACTCCATTTCACATTTTAAACTCCATTTCACAATACAAGGGAGTGCAATGAACATAATGATTATAAATTTGAGCTCAAACGGTTTGTCCAATTTTAGCTAAAAATTTGAGCGGTAGAATCTTGAGCTGCTCTGTCTGTTCCATCTTAATAATCCCATCCGGGTCGTCGATGTTGATCAGAGTTCCTATGCGTTCACGATCGTCTCCAAAGATGACTTTCACCTGTAAACAATGAGATAGGGTCACGCGATACCATTCAATTAAATTTGTCCAGAAGACGACTCCCATTGGTCATTAAATAACATTCGCCTGTGTAGCTGGCACTTTTGTAAGTGATTTGAAACGTTAGGCGGCAAAGCCGCAATAGGCATGGGATCGAAAAATCTCAAAATTCCGCCAATCGATATATGAGCGGTGCCGCCATAATTTTCATCGAGCGCCCTAAAACCGCCAGCAATGCAAACTAGACAATCTGAGCAGAAATCTACCACAGAATGAATtggaaatttgtttgtttatgttgaaGTCTGTTGGCCGTGGATGATGGGCCTATGTTTAGACATCAGTGGAAGTGATTTGAAGAGTCTTGCAAAAGTCAGGAGTTGGGCGTCTCTGTCAAGGTATGCCTCTACAGTTCACGACGTGACTACCTAAACCTCTGATCTACGCAAAATAGTTATGATATTTTTACCTTCAGATTATCAAATCAAGTCAGTATGCATCAGTAAATGAAAAGATGATCGAAGAATACCTTATCCTGCTTAGCTGGTTGACCAGGGTCCACATTGTTAATTGAAACACTGACGTCCCGTTTTTCGTCGTACAGATACACGGTGCACGTGTTTCCCGACACAGTTCTGACCACGCCTTTTTTGTCCATCAACTGAGGGTCCTTggcacaaaaattaattaaaatgagCGTCAaccatgtttatttttgtttttgtgggtTTTTAGCGTAATATTTTGTGAGGGGATGTAGGTGCTTATCCTGTTTTTCTAACACAAATACACCATTCTCCAGAAAGGcaaatgaaacgaaaaattaatcattgaCATAATCCCCAAAGCAGAAAAGGCGTtgcttaaattttaaatttcacatgAAACGACCTTCTGATATTGGTTTTATTGACAGACGTTAGTTTAAGTGTAGACTACGAGAACTCCCTTTAACTGATCGAAATACTGACTGAATTAACACCAAAGCGTGAAACTGAAACTTACCTCGTGGTTTTCATTAATTCGCACTTCGATATCAGTCGTGACCCAGTCAGCGTGCGACTCTTCCATGCCGGCCCCAGGGGTGTGTGGATTAAATGCCGGTGATATTGGAGCAATACTCCCAGGGGTCATGGGATTACCAAATCCGGCCGGAGATGGGGTCTGTGTGTACGGAGAGTAAGTGGGCTCCGAGCCATACATCCCACCACCGGGGGTATTGGGAGTATACGGGCCGCCGTATCCCCCTGGAGTTGCTGGGTTGGGAGTTCCATAGACCTGCATCACGAGAAAGTaaacacattttcatttttccatgaAATGCAAATGGCGGGACAGAAACTTGGTTCATCCCATGGCGAAAAAATTATCCTTCAATTAGATGTGGTGCAAAACGCTAAAGAATGTCATCAATAACGTACAAGAAAGTCCCATTCCAAAGAGGAAACACAAGAGTGAGGACAAAACTTACCCCAGGGGAAGGGGTAGACGTGTCAAAATTGTAATCGAAGTCATCGTTGCGCGCTGGAGTATTTGGCTGCGTGGGATCCCAGGCTCCTCCGTGAAGCGGAGTGCGCGAAGGATCGTGCGAAGGCGTCATTGAGCCATAATGTGGCGTGCGGCTTCCTACAATCAGAGAATAGGGAAATAGCAGTAGTATGGCTCAGTATctaatgaggaaaaaaattaagtctgAGCTTTATATATTAGGTCTCATACCATCTCCATGAGTTGGGGTCTGAGAACCGTACATGGGCGTCCGTGAGCCGTGCATGGGAGTCTGGGCACCGTACATTGGTGTCTGGGAGCCATACATAGGAGTACTCTTGTAAACAGAGCTGCCTTGGCTGGGTCGACCACTGGAAATGAAATAAGATGACATGTTACCATTTGTCTAAGAATTTTAATGGACATGATGTTTGAGTACAATTACCCTACATGTTGGACAAAAGACAGGAATCACTTCGGTACAGACTGATCCGAAAAAGGATCTTATTTCCAATTTAGTCCAATGACATAGctcaaaaaattgaacaaaataagCATATATTCACTGAAGCATTGTCGGCGATTTTAAGGAAGCTACCTCTCGATATTCTCTACTTCTGAGTATTTCTCTTAGTCGATGAAAAATATTGGTAATTTGACAGAAAccttcaaaaattaaataattaaacaccAAAAAGCACGAATACCATAAACGATTCAGCGATCCCCCCCTCTTTGAGGCCCATCTCTTTACCAATGCTCAGCACCAAAAACTTACTGGAACATTTACGGTGAACCACAAGAGAGTAATGATGGCCAAGAATGGCCAAGGATGGCCAAAGTTGGCCAAAATTGGCCAGGGTGGACACGGATTGTCAATGACGAAGATGCAAGAACATGCACAAACCATGATGAAGCTATTAGCTTACCCAACGATAGTGAGTCTCATTCTGTCGACAGAAATCGTCTTTACGCTGCTGTGAAGCTCGACCCGAGCAGTAGTTTCTGTAGCATCTTTCACGATACCAACATATCCTGCATGCAAACATACAATTTCATCAAGTAGCTTATTTTCAACGTCAAACAAGAACCAGATTTGACTAGAATTTAGCTCTTTTCACCAATCGGCCTGCTGCTGTATTGTAGTAAAAAGGAAGATGTTCAACTCATTGCTCATGTGCGcaggaaaaatataaaatacgaGTCTCCCAATAGAAATTGAATCTGACCCCTTCGATCTAGCGTTTCGATGCTCTACAACTGAGTTCCAGAGAACTCTATGATGAACTAGTTCATTTACAAGGTTAATACACATTAGTAGGCGACCTTAATCAGTTAGGATCAACAATGTTGAAAGCACTGTTTGTgtgtaaatagattttaaaaggtTGTACGTTTTGAGCAAGGTCTTCCAATAGAGAATGATGTTAGGCAGTTATTTCGTGCGTGGAGCAAAGAAAACACCTGAGTCTCCACCAAGATTCGGACTTGTGACTTTCTAATTTTGCGGCTGATACTCCACCTCTGGACTACAGAGAACTCGTAAATGAGTTAAGCAATAAACGAGCTCAACCAACTTCGACATTTACGATACTAAATAAAACTCGTCTTAGGGAATGTTCCGGCGCTCAATCAACCACAGTTTTAGAAATTCGAGTCACGCTGGGCCCTTAAATGATTTCAACTTCAACAAACGATCATCAAGCTAAAAAAGCAGAACATTCACGCTTTTTAACAGCCTAAGATATTTACCTTTATATGGCCCTTGTGAGATTCGAACAGTCTTGGAAATCAGCGACATATCGCGACCTCCGCGGCCACGTCCCCGACCCATGCCTCCTCTATGTCCACCTCGGCCGCCACCACCACCTCCGCCAGCTAAACAACAAAGCTCGTCATCAgagcaatatttttaaaattgagtgACTACTGGAATCCAGGATTTCTTTAATTCTTGCGTCATCCTCAAGGTAGTGTCCTTCAAGGCCGTCCTTTTTTCCGGTGGgggatggggagggggggggggaaagagagagagagagagttttgTAACACCTCTGAAAACTCTGAAAACAGTTACAA
This region of Pocillopora verrucosa isolate sample1 chromosome 3, ASM3666991v2, whole genome shotgun sequence genomic DNA includes:
- the LOC131769634 gene encoding baculoviral IAP repeat-containing protein 1b, with amino-acid sequence MAKLKTKIAILAVLGVVLAVFYPKIKAVYGKHVKPHADIAANVVKFIKDFHIFGYHIPWKYVLPGFAIFVAIQLFRRRRRLKKLAEEQKKKDQTFMTEEEARQVHTTNHVPKPESLDIKPACNQADLSIVGNRVRTYLYWPSTSSVNVFELARAGFVFTGIDDIVKCFKCQGTLKKWKPGDDPLEGHKEFYPDCPHVVALEEVKKPINTETQLEDLLTVCDGVSHRLQQLRAIQSKATGVEPAKKHLTELQKRLDTTERTMHLVMKQMEAVTKCLAKTLADDPAMSGDKSLAEITEGLVNLKESNV